In Sorghum bicolor cultivar BTx623 chromosome 10, Sorghum_bicolor_NCBIv3, whole genome shotgun sequence, one genomic interval encodes:
- the LOC8061488 gene encoding protein NRT1/ PTR FAMILY 5.8 isoform X2: MAGVERFANKGVGSNLVTYLTGVVGMSTAAAAKSVIAWNGVSFMLPLVSAILADSYWDDRYCTIAVSSLLYVLGMVALTTWALLRTRMRRSTLFFPLYLMSIGQGGYQPSLQAFGADQLSIGDDDDDDTEPSATPEEKAKVKSMFFQWWYFGMCSGSLLGNSTMSYVQDNFGWGLGFAIPSAVMAISVAAFFCCTPLYKQQTQAKGSGNKPSPNSVFKVLKSILASRKISLPSRDDNGDAASELELQEKPLKAEPADDTKESSLDDEAAPGVAKVILGLLPIWAILLVFAVIFQQPMTFFTKQGMLMDHTIGVGSGSFVIPPAMLQSSITVSIILLVPMYDRMIIPLINAVTGGSDGITVLQRIGVGMVLSVVAMVTAALVESWRLRVAPAVRLTIFWLLPQYVLLGISDVFTVVGMQEFFYTQVPASMRTTGIGLYLSVFGVGGFLGAFLITALEMATARPGNARGWFSDDPREARLDNFYWFLALLCFISFVIFTHLCKYYNGKSASGR, from the exons ATGGCGGGCGTGGAGAGGTTCGCGAACAAAGGGGTGGGGTCGAATCTGGTGACGTACCTCACCGGCGTGGTGGGGAtgagcacggcggcggcggccaagaGCGTCATCGCCTGGAACGGCGTCAGCTTCATGCTGCCGCTCGTCAGCGCCATCCTGGCCGACTCCTACTGGGACGACCGCTACTGCACCATCGCCGTCTCCTCCTTGCTCTACGTCTTG GGAATGGTAGCACTCACCACATGGGCACTGCTGCGGACACGGATGCGGCGCTCCACGCTCTTCTTCCCGCTCTACCTGATGTCCATCGGGCAAGGCGGATACCAGCCTTCGCTGCAAGCCTTCGGCGCTGACCAGCTTAGCAtcggagacgacgacgacgacgacaccgaGCCCAGCGCCACGCCGGAGGAGAAGGCCAAGGTGAAGAGCATGTTCTTCCAGTGGTGGTACTTCGGCATGTGCAGCGGAAGCCTGCTGGGGAACTCCACCATGTCCTACGTCCAGGACAACTTCGGCTGGGGGCTCGGCTTCGCCATCCCCAGCGCCGTCATGGCCATCTCCGTCGCGGCGTTCTTCTGTTGCACCCCTCTGTACAAGCAGCAGACGCAGGCAAAGGGCTCCGGTAATAAGCCGTCTCCGAATAGCGTCTTCAAGGTCCTCAAGTCGATTCTTGCTAGCCGAAAGATCAGTCTGCCGTCGAGAGACGACAATGGCGACGCCGCTTCTGAGCTTGA GTTGCAAGAGAAGCCACTGAAAGCTGAACCAGCAGATGATACAAAAGAGTCGTCACTGGATGATGAGGCTGCTCCTGGCGTGGCCAAGGTCATACTCGGCCTCCTGCCAATCTGGGCGATCCTGCTCGTCTTCGCGGTGATCTTCCAGCAGCCGATGACGTTCTTCACCAAGCAGGGGATGCTGATGGACCACACGATCGGCGTCGGCTCCGGCTCCTTCGTGATCCCGCCAGCGATGCTCCAGAGCTCGATCACCGTCTCCATCATCCTGCTCGTGCCCATGTACGACAGGATGATCATCCCGCTGATCAACGCCGTCACCGGGGGCAGCGACGGCATCACGGTGCTGCAGCGGATCGGCGTCGGCATGGTCCTCTCCGTCGTGGCCATGGTCACCGCGGCGCTCGTCGAGTCGTGGCGGCTCCGCGTGGCACCTGCTGTCCGGCTGACCATCTTCTGGCTCCTGCCGCAGTACGTCCTGCTGGGGATCTCGGACGTGTTCACCGTGGTGGGGATGCAGGAGTTCTTCTACACGCAGGTGCCGGCCTCCATGAGGACCACCGGCATCGGGCTCTACCTCAGCGTCTTCGGCGTCGGCGGCTTCCTCGGCGCGTTCCTGATCACCGCCCTCGAGATGGCCACGGCGAGGCCCGGCAACGCCCGGGGATGGTTCTCTGACGACCCGCGGGAGGCGCGCCTAGATAACTTCTACTGGTTCTTGGCTCTTCTTTGCTTCATCAGCTTTGTGATATTCACGCACTTGTGCAAGTACTACAATGGCAAATCTGCGTCAGGGAGGTAG
- the LOC8065704 gene encoding uncharacterized protein LOC8065704, whose amino-acid sequence MQRNNSFGTSWADQWDYGGGDASPRAARDHARGGKTGGGGGGVGEKTKAAAATGIRKVKEGTAQGFQWIKDKCQRKNGGKKQQGSDLPVPGY is encoded by the coding sequence ATGCAGCGGAACAACTCGTTCGGGACGTCGTGGGCGGACCAGTGGGactacggcggcggcgacgcgagCCCGAGGGCGGCGCGCGACCACGCACGCGGCGGCaagaccggcggcggcggcggcggcgtgggggAGAAGACCAAGGCGGCCGCGGCCACCGGGATCAGGAAGGTGAAGGAAGGCACGGCGCAGGGGTTCCAGTGGATCAAGGACAAGTGCCAGCGGAAGAACGGCGGCAAGAAGCAGCAGGGCTCCGACCTCCCGGTCCCGGGGTACTGA
- the LOC8061488 gene encoding protein NRT1/ PTR FAMILY 5.8 isoform X1 — protein sequence MSEKTPPPTTTTTKAATLSRPCVLIIAMAGVERFANKGVGSNLVTYLTGVVGMSTAAAAKSVIAWNGVSFMLPLVSAILADSYWDDRYCTIAVSSLLYVLGMVALTTWALLRTRMRRSTLFFPLYLMSIGQGGYQPSLQAFGADQLSIGDDDDDDTEPSATPEEKAKVKSMFFQWWYFGMCSGSLLGNSTMSYVQDNFGWGLGFAIPSAVMAISVAAFFCCTPLYKQQTQAKGSGNKPSPNSVFKVLKSILASRKISLPSRDDNGDAASELELQEKPLKAEPADDTKESSLDDEAAPGVAKVILGLLPIWAILLVFAVIFQQPMTFFTKQGMLMDHTIGVGSGSFVIPPAMLQSSITVSIILLVPMYDRMIIPLINAVTGGSDGITVLQRIGVGMVLSVVAMVTAALVESWRLRVAPAVRLTIFWLLPQYVLLGISDVFTVVGMQEFFYTQVPASMRTTGIGLYLSVFGVGGFLGAFLITALEMATARPGNARGWFSDDPREARLDNFYWFLALLCFISFVIFTHLCKYYNGKSASGR from the exons ATGTCGGAGAAGACGCCGCcgccaacgacgacgacgacgaaggcCGCGACGCTGAGCCGGCCATGTGTTCTGATCATAG CGATGGCGGGCGTGGAGAGGTTCGCGAACAAAGGGGTGGGGTCGAATCTGGTGACGTACCTCACCGGCGTGGTGGGGAtgagcacggcggcggcggccaagaGCGTCATCGCCTGGAACGGCGTCAGCTTCATGCTGCCGCTCGTCAGCGCCATCCTGGCCGACTCCTACTGGGACGACCGCTACTGCACCATCGCCGTCTCCTCCTTGCTCTACGTCTTG GGAATGGTAGCACTCACCACATGGGCACTGCTGCGGACACGGATGCGGCGCTCCACGCTCTTCTTCCCGCTCTACCTGATGTCCATCGGGCAAGGCGGATACCAGCCTTCGCTGCAAGCCTTCGGCGCTGACCAGCTTAGCAtcggagacgacgacgacgacgacaccgaGCCCAGCGCCACGCCGGAGGAGAAGGCCAAGGTGAAGAGCATGTTCTTCCAGTGGTGGTACTTCGGCATGTGCAGCGGAAGCCTGCTGGGGAACTCCACCATGTCCTACGTCCAGGACAACTTCGGCTGGGGGCTCGGCTTCGCCATCCCCAGCGCCGTCATGGCCATCTCCGTCGCGGCGTTCTTCTGTTGCACCCCTCTGTACAAGCAGCAGACGCAGGCAAAGGGCTCCGGTAATAAGCCGTCTCCGAATAGCGTCTTCAAGGTCCTCAAGTCGATTCTTGCTAGCCGAAAGATCAGTCTGCCGTCGAGAGACGACAATGGCGACGCCGCTTCTGAGCTTGA GTTGCAAGAGAAGCCACTGAAAGCTGAACCAGCAGATGATACAAAAGAGTCGTCACTGGATGATGAGGCTGCTCCTGGCGTGGCCAAGGTCATACTCGGCCTCCTGCCAATCTGGGCGATCCTGCTCGTCTTCGCGGTGATCTTCCAGCAGCCGATGACGTTCTTCACCAAGCAGGGGATGCTGATGGACCACACGATCGGCGTCGGCTCCGGCTCCTTCGTGATCCCGCCAGCGATGCTCCAGAGCTCGATCACCGTCTCCATCATCCTGCTCGTGCCCATGTACGACAGGATGATCATCCCGCTGATCAACGCCGTCACCGGGGGCAGCGACGGCATCACGGTGCTGCAGCGGATCGGCGTCGGCATGGTCCTCTCCGTCGTGGCCATGGTCACCGCGGCGCTCGTCGAGTCGTGGCGGCTCCGCGTGGCACCTGCTGTCCGGCTGACCATCTTCTGGCTCCTGCCGCAGTACGTCCTGCTGGGGATCTCGGACGTGTTCACCGTGGTGGGGATGCAGGAGTTCTTCTACACGCAGGTGCCGGCCTCCATGAGGACCACCGGCATCGGGCTCTACCTCAGCGTCTTCGGCGTCGGCGGCTTCCTCGGCGCGTTCCTGATCACCGCCCTCGAGATGGCCACGGCGAGGCCCGGCAACGCCCGGGGATGGTTCTCTGACGACCCGCGGGAGGCGCGCCTAGATAACTTCTACTGGTTCTTGGCTCTTCTTTGCTTCATCAGCTTTGTGATATTCACGCACTTGTGCAAGTACTACAATGGCAAATCTGCGTCAGGGAGGTAG
- the LOC110431079 gene encoding uncharacterized protein LOC110431079, with product MTESKQQALHILLNVEGLEVALEILGYAFDYDFVPAIGAAGGVLVAWLRDRWVVSAVTKGRFSISIQVAEVGSTFGPWWLIVVYGPQLDADKVAFLAELSQFRVNAAGPWFLCGDFNTIHRAEDKNNDRLDRRCMRRFRGFLDRLQLAEVELSRRKFTWSSGRDRPTLERLDRMFASADRFVEFPRHVLSPLSSDCSDHCPLLLTLLSLGGAKRRFRFEAFWVRIPGFVEVVSATWAVAVPEADPFRVLDQKLRAVTQELRGWSSAKVGSIQLQLAMTRARSKRLDLEVLGLPSLDLSALEVTFSKQEVWAVIRELPNDKAPGPDGFTGRFYKAAWATIKSDVLNAFNAFWANDFRSLNHLNDALLILLRKKEQAELIRDFRPISLIHSFGKLVTKCLANRLAGVLHHLVQVNQSAFIKGRCLHDNFRLVQLTCMALHRACRSCILLKVDIARAFDSVDWVFLLEVLSHLGFGQRWRDWISAILATASTRILLNGQLGRRICHARGLRQGDPLSPMLFILVMEALNHFLRWAEQQSLLTPVAGVVGSRVSLYADDLVIFLAPSEQDLWTVRTVLQIFGSASGLFANLEKSKATPIHCSEQDMDLVTQILQCQTEQFPTRYLGVPLSVRKLKRADEQPLLDRVAGRIPGWKGQLLNQAGRTALVKATLSAIPVHTSIALCLSPWAVSMIDKLHRAFIWTGSDSVIGGRCKVAWPRVCRPKELGGLGVTDLRRAGVALRVRWVLSDRLNGRLLASNEPMALALFQAATVFRLGNGRSTFFWTDRWLNGSSVQMLAPTVFRSVNARKKKSTVEEAQQNFAWVRHIQGPTTLQLLVEFAQLCDVLEQVQLSSEPDTFVWRFSGDGAYSTASAYGAMFLGSSPMLGAKEFGRQPHR from the exons ATGACTGAAAGCAAGCAGCAGGCTTTGCATATTCTGTTGAACGTGGAGGGGCTGGAAG TGGCGCTTGAAATTCTTGGCTATGCctttgattatgactttgtccCGGCTATTGGGGCGGCAGGGGGAGTTCTAGTGGCCTGGCTGAGGGACCGCTGGGTAGTTTCTGCAGTCACTAAGGGCAGGTTCTCCATCTCTATTCAGGTCGCTGAGGTTGGCTCCACCTTCGGACCGTGGTGGCTCATAGTGGTTTACGGACCTCAGTTGGATGCTGACAAGGTTGCTTTTCTGGCTGAACTCTCACAGTTCAGGGTAAACGCGGCTGGTCCTTGGTTCTTGTGTGGTGATTTCAACACGATCCACCGAGCTGAAGATAAGAACAATGATCGGCTCGATCGTCGTTGCATGAGGAGGTTCAGGGGCTTTCTTGATAGGTTACAGCTGGCTGAGGTCGAGCTGTCGAGGCGAAAATTCACTTGGTCGAGTGGACGTGATCGGCCAACCCTGGAAAGGCTAGACAGGATGTTTGCTTCGGCGGACAGGTTCGTCGAGTTTCCGCGTCACGTTCTAAGCCCTCTTTCTTCGGATTGTTCGGATCACTGCCCCCTGTTGCTGACCCTGCTGTCGCTAGGGGGTGCCAAGCGCAGATTTCGGTTTGAAGCCTTCTGGGTGCGTATCCCGGGCTTTGTTGAGGTCGTCTCGGCAACGTGGGCAGTCGCGGTTCCGGAGGCTGATCCCTTCAGGGTGTTAGATCAGAAGTTGCGTGCAGTCACGCAGGAGCTCAGGGGGTGGAGTTCTGCGAAGGTTGGGAGTATCCAGTTACAGCTTGCGATGACCCGTGCG AGGTCCAAAAGGCTGGATCTAGAGGTGCTTGGGCTGCCATCGTTGGACCTCTCGGCACTGGAAGTGACCTTTTCTAAGCAGGAAGTCTGGGCTGTGATCAGAGAGCTACCTAATGACAAGGCTCCCGGACCCGACGGGTTCACAGGCAGATTTTACAAGGCGGCCTGGGCCACAATCAAAAGTGACGTGCTGAACGCGTTCAATGCCTTCTGGGCCAATGATTTCAGAAGCCTCAACCACCTCAATGATGCACTTTTGATCCTGTTAAGAAAGAAAGAACAAGCTGAATTGATTAGGGACTTTCGGCCCATTAGCCTCATCCATAGTTTCGGGAAGCTAGTCACCAAGTGCCTGGCCAATCGGCTGGCCGGGGTCCTTCATCACTTAGTGCAGGTCAACCAGAGCGCCTTCATCAAAGGGAGATGTTTGCATGACAACTTTCGCCTGGTCCAGCTTACCTGCATGGCGCTGCACAGGGCGTGCAGGTCCTGCATCCTTTTGAAGGTTGACATAGCCAGGGCTTTTGATTCAGTGGATTGGGTGTTCCTCTTGGAGGTGCTCTCGCATTTGGGTTTTGGCCAGCGGTGGAGGGACTGGATCTCTGCAATCCTTGCTACTGCTAGTACTCGCATCCTGCTGAATGGGCAGCTAGGGAGAAGAATTTGCCATGCTCGGGGCCTGCGGCAAGGAGACCCGTTGTCGCCAATGCTCTTTATCCTGGTCATGGAAGCGCTGAATCATTTCTTGCGGTGGGCGGAGCAGCAAAGTTTGTTAACGCCGGTGGCTGGTGTCGTGGGCTCCAGGGTCAGCCTGTACGCTGACGATCTTGTGATCTTTCTTGCGCCTTCTGAGCAGGACCTGTGGACAGTGAGGACTGTTCTCCAGATTTTTGGCTCGGCCTCTGGTCTGTTCGCCAACCTAGAAAAGAGCAAGGCCACGCCTATCCACTGCAGCGAGCAGGATATGGATCTAGTCACGCAGATTCTGCAATGCCAGACCGAGCAGTTCCCAACTCGCTATCTGGGGGTCCCTCTGTCAGTGAGAAAGCTTAAAAGAGCTGATGAGCAGCCGCTGCTGGACAGGGTGGCCGGTCGAATACCTGGTTGGAAAGGGCAGTTGCTCAATCAAGCGGGAAGAACGGCACTGGTCAAGGCCACCCTTTCGGCCATCCCGGTGCACACTTCCATTGCGTTGTGCCTATCACCGTGGGCCGTTTCCATGATTGATAAACTCCACCGTGCGTTCATTTGGACGGGCTCGGATTCAGTGATTGGTGGACGGTGCAAGGTGGCATGGCCACGCGTCTGTAGACCCAAAGAGCTTGGGGGCCTCGGCGTCACTGACCTCAGGCGCGCTGGAGTGGCCCTACGTGTGCGATGGGTGTTGAGCGATCGTCTCAATGGCCGACTGCTGGCATCTAACGAACCCATGGCTTTGGCTCTTTTTCAGGCAGCAACGGTTTTCCGTCTGGGGAATGGACGGTCCACGTTCTTCTGGACCGATCGGTGGTTAAACGGGTCCAGCGTGCAGATGTTGGCGCCGACTGTGTTCCGTTCTGTCAATGCAAGAAAGAAGAAGTCCACGGTGGAGGAGGCGCAGCAGAACTTTGCTTGGGTTAGGCATATTCAGGGGCCGACAACTTTGCAGCTGCTAGTCGAGTTTGCACAGCTTTGCGACGTTCTGGAACAGGTGCAACTTTCCTCGGAGCCAGATACCTTCGTCTGGAGGTTCTCTGGTGATGGAGCGTACTCGACGGCTTCCGCTTATGGGGCGATGTTCCTGGGTTCCTCACCAATGTTGGGGGCCAAAGAATTTGGAAGACAGCCGCAccgctga